A single Rhopalosiphum padi isolate XX-2018 chromosome 4, ASM2088224v1, whole genome shotgun sequence DNA region contains:
- the LOC132930337 gene encoding larval cuticle protein A3A encodes MAFIKSSLVLAVVAAVGRCEPGVLPAVAPAPYAYPGLLPYSAAPAAYPYATYPFRAPLLPAASRAVAAPLQAFPAPAARFAAAPFPAAAAAIAPFPASAPLVRAAAPLPVAAAPLPVAAAPAVAKLDFTDAYPQYQFAYTVRDSLTGDAKDQEEVRDGDVVKGRYSLIEPDGSRRTVNYYADDVNGFNAVVQKDVPVVAPAVAPAVVV; translated from the exons ATGGCATTCATCAAG TCTTCATTGGTCTTGGCCGTCGTGGCAGCCGTCGGCCGTTGCGAACCCGGAGTACTCCCCGCCGTCGCCCCAGCCCCGTACGCCTATCCAGGACTGTTGCCATACTCGGCCGCGCCCGCCGCCTACCCGTACGCCACTTACCCGTTCAGAGCGCCGTTGTTGCCGGCCGCTTCCCGTGCCGTGGCGGCTCCACTTCAAGCGTTCCCGGCACCTGCCGCCCGGTTCGCCGCCGCTCCATTCccggccgccgccgctgccatAGCACCGTTCCCGGCCAGCGCCCCACTGGTCCGCGCAGCCGCGCCTCTTCCCGTGGCCGCTGCACCGTTGCCCGTGGCCGCCGCACCCGCCGTGGCCAAGCTCGACTTCACAGACGCCTACCCGCAATACCAATTCGCGTACACAGTCCGGGACTCGCTGACCGGTGACGCCAAGGACCAAGAGGAAGTTCGCGACGGTGACGTGGTCAAAGGCCGCTACAGTCTGATCGAACCCGATGGCAGCCGCAGGACCGTCAACTATTACGCCGACGACGTCAACGGATTCAACGCTGTCGTCCAAAAGGACGTGCCAGTCGTCGCGCCAGCCGTCGCCCCTGCCGTAGTCGTATAA
- the LOC132930341 gene encoding uncharacterized protein LOC132930341: protein MKGSTVIASCVLLSMVTWSRCLPYGGYQLQAQSLGGHEQFYNNFPHGQQQVTELYNHHTTQVQEEHEDHHEPVHYSFHYDVHDPHTGDVKSQHETRSGDVVNGFYTLVEPDGTIRTVKYTADKHNGFNAVVDRKKPNFDVGSFNYHQQQPKQQHHYN from the exons ATGAAGGGTTCTACGGTTATTGCG TCGTGTGTTTTGCTGAGTATGGTCACATGGTCGCGGTGTTTGCCGTACGGCGGATATCAACTGCAGGCCCAGTCGCTCGGTGGCCACGAACAGTTTTACAACAACTTCCCACATGGCCAGCAACAGGTGACAGAGCTGTACAACCATCATACCACACAGGTGCAGGAAGAACACGAGGACCATCACGAACCGGTGCACTATTCGTTCCACTATGACGTGCACGACCCACACACGGGTGACGTGAAGAGCCAGCACGAGACGAGATCTGGCGACGTGGTGAACGGGTTCTACACGCTGGTGGAACCGGACGGCACCATCCGGACGGTTAAGTATACGGCGGACAAACACAACGGATTCAATGCCGTGGTGGACCGCAAGAAACCGAACTTTGACGTCGGCTCATTCAACTACCACCAACAACAACCAAAACAACAACATCACTATAATTGA